The nucleotide window caagtcggagagatggatcaaacccaagcggtataggacgtctacgttcttcacttGTCCTCCACTgacgtaaagcctaagcgcttgaatgggttatcaccaagtcagagagatggatcaaacccaagcggtataggacgtctacgttcttcactcatcctccacttacgtaaagcctacgcgcttgagcgggttatcaccaagtcggagagatggatcaaacccaagcggtataggacgtctacgttcttcactttcttttgaagcacctaaaaaaaaaaaaagaggacgaCGCAAGCACAGCAATAGTATGCCAATATTGAGTTTGATGTTGCATGGTGGGAGTGCACCCAAAatagaagataaaaaaaaaagaaaaaaaaaagaaaaaaaaaatagatgaagaaggagaagaagacgcCGGCACAAAGAAAGAATAACATGCCAAGGGTAGGTTCTTGTGgctagaagaaagaagaaaaataataaaaaaaattgacaagaaCATGATGAAACAAAGAATGGGTTCAAGCCTACCAACAAGCAACTCTCACCACTTTGGTTGTTGAGAATTCGGATGATGCAAACTTCAAAGTCGTAGACCTTCTTGCCAACAAGAGGAGTTTTTCTGCTGTTCTATTTGGTTGATCTCAATATTCATGAACACAGTGCAATTTAAAGAAACCAAAGACCATCAAAGCTCCTAGTAGGGTttctcattcctagtttaggAAAGTATGAGATTTTGTATCTTGCTTCCCAAGATCTTACCAACATTGGATATTATTAAGCTTAATaatatcacaaaaaaaaaaaaaaaaaaaaaggggaaaccAACGTTGGAAATAGGTTAGATATTCTCAATGAtatctaccaaaaaaaaaaaaaaagggaaaccaACGTTGGAAATAGGTTAGATATTCTCAATGATatctacccaaaaaaaaaaaaaaaaaaaaaagaacacttTAAGCTGCACCTCCTACATGTGAAAAGGCACATGTCTACAATGCATCATGAAGTGGGGGCAATttgtagacaaagaaattttggtgcaataaattccattgacaagaaaataattagggttcgGTGGATTAAATCGTGGGCCCCGTAATTCGCCCATGTGGCatgtgactcatcaaaatcggattagttgtcaaaaatGACACATGGCGACATCCGACGGAGTGCATCGAACGgttcaagatgaagacaaaattaaaggaaagaatcttctgtgattgactttgatttaaatcaaatattaatcaggtCAATCAATTGAAGATAATCTGAATCGCCagattatgggaattgatttaaatcaaatcagaatCCCACAAATCAAGGTTTTAAATAGGGAAAGTTATTTAGGTTAAGCATCCGacaaaagcctataaataggaggctTCAAGACGAAAGAAGGGGTCAGAGAAAAAACCTAGcactcagaagaaacagaaaactctctgcattcttcaccctactttggaagagccaccaagcacaacaaacACGTGCCGGTTCCTTCACCATAGAAAACTCCCAAACACTAAACAAGCTTCGTGCTAcccgtttgatcaagatcaagtctctacgacccttgtatcaaacacaaattttctttaaacactttggagatcgaatcagaggattcaatacagagattgtaaccctaaatttcattaatacaatattattttgtacacgtgttcttgtctcatttgtcgCAGGAAATTCGTGTTTACAGTTCAACtaccatgttttttttttttggtcgaaatgCTCAACTACCTTCAATAGCCAAGATTTAGCCACgctttcaagtttcaatttcaaaacctTGGACTTTTGATCATTGCTGTTCCTACTCCATGAAACCTCTGCCCAAATCTTGTCCTGATTCTATGTCATGTTTCTTAGACTACATACAAATATCAGACCCAGAGTGTTTTACTTCctcaccttcttttttttttctcaaggcACCCAATGACCCTCTAGATCGTTTCTGAATGATGTTCAAACACGGCATAGTTCAGGTCAATTAACGTTGTTGACTTCTGTTAAAATGTGATTGTAAATTGAAATTGCAGTAATAGAGGAAGCCTCTCTTATAAGAATGTGCCCTTGAGACTGAGATTCCCAAAGTTGACCAACTGGTGATTTTCTAGTGCACAACTTTCAGCAAATCAACAAGACATTTGGGCTAAGTTTTGCAGATGTATTGTATTTGATTTATTGTACTTTCAACTACTATTACAAGTGTAAAACGTATTATGGTCCAAGTTTgtctataaaaataatatttttggctAAAGTAGAGTGGTtgatcaaaaagaaaatgtatcCATCTCCCGACCTATTCACAACTGTCCTGTCAATCTCGACACAAATTCAGGTCATGAGCTTCAGTTTGCCACTCCTTGATCCACTGTCACAAAAACAGAAGCAGGAACAGCCACATTCGACTCAATCACAACACGATTATTCGACACATTCCTCAGGGCATGGTTAGGGAACGCATTGCCGCCGGTGCTTAACGTGTACTGCACATGCTTAATAAAGTTAGGAAATAGAAGAACTGGGTTAAAGTCTATGGTCCAGGAGGTGCCATTGCCTTGCACAGACCTCCTTCCAACTGTGCTCTTTATGTTCATCCCCCTCGCATTGTTCCTGTCCACAACAATTTGTCCAATGTCCTTGAAAGGCCCCTTTGATTGGTCCAATTGAACAATTCCAACCCCTTTATTGGACCCACTAAACATATTGTTAACAATATTGACCCCATTAGCAACTCCCTTTATTGATTTTAGCACAATGTAAGCATCACCAAGGAAGAAAGTGTTTGAGATATCAAGCTGTACTGGATCTTCAGCAACTATACCAGTGTAGTCCAAGTAAGAATTCACAATTCGGGTTTGCGTCAACCCAGGAAGTCTCAAATAAATTCCGGTGCCCCCAAATCCAGTGGCCTTGTTGTAGCAATGTACTCCGGAAAGTATGTTGGCTGGACCCGAAATCATTATACCTACAGAAGCAGAAAAAATCACCACATCTGTCACAGCATTATCATTGCCCATTAGGTTGATTGCCGTGCCTGAAAAGTTCCTTTCACCATGATCACCACCGGCGGTGATGTGCTGGCCTAGGAAGGAATTTCGGATGTAGGTTTCATGTCCACTTTGGACTAAGATCCCATTGGTGGTGAAATGAGTTATGTAACAATTGTCTATGCTGGTCCTAAGTGAGTTTATGACTGAAATGCCCCCACCCCTGTAGTTAGAGTCTAACATGAGGTCCCTTAGGGTTATGTACTCATAGTTGTAGGATGAGGATGAAGAAAGCTGTGCAGAAATTGAGCTCTCATAAGTTTTTTCATTCTCGTTGGGTGATGATGAAGCAGATAAATCAATCAGGTACCCATTAGTTGGAAAATCATCCGAGGCTCGTAATGTTCCTCCATGAATCTGtttcatcaaaataaataaataaaactcaaatGAAACATCAAATCACATAAACCTAATACagaatgaaaattgaaagtcATCATGTTGCCATGTATTTGATTAACAATTTGAAAACACACGTTAGACTATATGATCAATGGTGACTCCTTTGTGCCAATGCCGAACCTGGTCCAGCCACGTGGGCGAGCCGTTGAATGACATGTGGCATAACCATGTGTACCAGAAACTATAGGATAGATTTTAATCAATAATATTCACGCCTACCAATTTCCTAATCTTTGCTAGCACACTCCCAAGATAttggaaattttaaaattttattgacTGAGGCATACCATAAGGTTTCCTACTCCAGCTGCAGGCAACCTGAGTGGTCTGCTGATGCGATAATAGCCACCTTCAAGACTGATCTGGGCACCACCAAGATTGGCAATTCCGTCAATCAAGAACCCTTCAGTTGGTCCTCTAAATGCATCTGCTATTGCCTCAGCAAGTGCATCAGTGCTGTCTCTTTCCCCCGTTGGATCAGCACCGTACGATGTCACGTGATACACACGTGCACTATTTCTCCCCTGCATCACCATCATAACAACCACCATCATTTTCCAACAAAATAGACTAATCAACCATAAAtaatttcaagaacaaaataCACAAAGCCATTAATTACCGGTGGAGGATCAACATAGCTAGGAGAAGGAGAGGGCGAGACTGAAGGTGGTGGTGCAGCAGAAATTGAATCATGGCGGATAAGCGAGGCCTTGAACTCTTGCATTTTGCGCATATCGTCACGAAAACGACCTCCACCGGAGAATCGATGACCTCCACCGGAGTTTTCTGCATATGCATGAATTATGATGAAGCTGGCAAACCCCATGAGCATCGACCATGTTAGAGCCTTTCTTGGCATTGTTGCCTCCATATCTGTTTTCCCCTGTTTTCCTCTGTtttgctctgtttctctctgttCTAGCTCTGTTAGAACAAGTTGTTGGGGGCAAAGTGCTAATGTGATGAGTTTATATTTGTGtgggagaaagagaaagagagaaaaaggtaGAGTAAAGGGACATGGAAAGAGAAGGGTCTAACTAAGATTTGCTAAGAAAATGGGAAGAAATGTTTTGTTATGGATCATACACAAGACACCACCCTCCTCCATGCCTGTTTTTTTGGTCTATGTATTAATTGGTATTTATACTAATGATATGATGAGAGTTTAAATTAATTGCGTActgtctttcttcttcttcttctttctttttttttttttgggtgaaattgaATACGTTTGGTTGATTTAATCTAATTTCTGTTCTCTAACAGAAAAGTAAGCAGTTACCAACTTCTTACTTTAGGGACCCATCAAGTTTGACATTGTGATGAAAGGTATTTTTAAAGAGCAAGGCAACCTGCTACCTGCAGGCTAAGCTTGTGGAGGATGAGGTCCAATATTGAGGTGTGGTTTGGTTGATCAATTTATTGGTCTGATTCTCCATCAACATTTTTAATCAATTCAATTTATATTGGGTTGAGAAAGGTGCTTAAATTAACCAATTAGGGTTGCAGTGGTTACATTTTTTTGGGAAGAATCATGTTTCTTTGGTGCGTAGTTTTAAAAGTAAGACGACAAAGAGTGCCTGCctattgctctctctctctctctctctctctctctctctctctctctctctatactTCTGGATGGAAAGAAAGCCTATGTAATCTGCCATCTGCTTACAGATTGGACACAAGCAAAAAGTAAGAAATTTGAGGGCAAACTTTACTCATGTTAGGGTAAATTTGGGTTaaatttgtttagttttttttacactaaatatgttttttctttatgaaaataaaagggtTTGGTCAAATTCTATTAGATTGATGTAAGCTGCTAAGATATTAAATGTTATGGGATCACCCTGCGTTAGAGCCCTATATTTCTTTTGGACACGTCTACTTCTAAAAAGTTGAATAGATTTGTAAGTTTAGGATGGACAAAACTAGACAGCCAAACTTTTTTCCGAACTTTTCATTTCCAACTTACTTGGCACGCTTGTACACGACTACTTTCTTAATTCATGCAATATGTAAGAGGAAAACAAAGGTTAGACTGTACAAACATTCTCCATTTTGGACATGGAAAAATTGCTTGTATCGTTTTTTCTTAGCAAAATCAAAGTAAACAAACAGATGAAGTTGGGTGGTAAATACCGAATATATCTATCTCGCTTCGTGTGATATCGCATGCTACAAAAAGAACCTATCGATGTGTATACAACTGTGACATGTAAGTTTTACGAATTCATATACTCAAAATTGAACCCTTCTATGGAAGCTATTGGGTGTTTTGTCCCCATTGCCTCAAATTATGATAGCTAGCATTTGGCCAAGCATAGAACAAACCCCAATTAAGACCAATTTCACTACACAACTTAATCTAATCAATGAAATATTTGACCACTCTGTGTCCCTCtgcaaaacccaccaaaacaATATGATTGAAGGACAAAGCAGAAGGTCACGAGCATGCATGAGTACATATTCACTGTGTGGACGGACACCAAGATGTATCCAAAACAAAGAGTACTTTTACTCCATTTAGGTAAATATATGAATCTAATTCTTTGGTCCATGCTTTGTCGATTCCTAACGTCACCAAATATCAATTGCATCACGAAAATCAAAGTAGGGAGGCAATTAGGTGAATTTAGATGTCCTAACCCTCAAATtaatattcttattttctttttcttccaacATTAATCTCTAGATCTTTTTCATGACACATTAATCTctagaaattaatataatctctttttgggtttttttgggaTGGAAAGTTTTCTACTGCTTGAAAATTAGGGCTATTCATATGATGAAATGATTGACTAATATTTATATGAGACGATGATGTGTGGAGTAATTGATTGAGGAAGGTGAGATGAGGATAGGAAAAGAATTCCATGGTGGTGGTGTCTGCTTTCATTGATGCTGTTGGGTGAGGTTACCTCAAATTCCTCCTTCAtcttgaagaaattaattatagGGAGAACAATAAAACCAGAAAAACTTTCTTTGCTTCTGGCTTACACCAACCCCACCTAATGAGTtcataataatatatacaGAGTAGCACCAACTGTATACTTTAAGCATTGGCATAGGGGATTTTGAGCATGTGTGATTCTTTTTCATCCAAACAGTGCACATGCAACTCCAGTTTGGTTGCAAACTTTGTGGGGGCATATTATAAGATGATTATGAGTGGTGTTAAATGATAGTTATCTCAAAGTTTCAATTGAAAAATAGTTATCAAATGACCCGTAGCTTTTAACTTCGACGACGTTCCGTTTTAcacaggaaaagaaaatgtttaaATGTATAATGCCCGAAAATATCATGATATTATAACAATTCTGCTAAGAAAATTGTAGAGGATACTAATTGGTAGATTTTTCGTCATATATATCATACAGTGGTTGAAGAAAAGTGACGAGGCTCCTTTACATTGTTGGCTGCTTGTTGTGGATAACAGTTGAATAAGTTGGCTTGGGTTTCACATTCCATACAATCTAGAGACAAATTTGACATGTTTGTTGGCGGGCCTCAAAGTTTccttctttattattattttttttcaaaatctatGAGTCAAAActtttacttgttttttttttgtttttcaaaacataTATGTAAGTCCATGGACTATACAACTTAAAATGATTAACCCTTTGAACTCATAAATAAAGCCAGACAATGGGATTTATCATCAGGTAATTAAATCAATAACACAAGATCACTCGCATAAATTTTTCATGAGATAGGGGAAGTTCAAACTTAATTAGcacctttgaattttttagtgGCTGAAATTGTGGAGAAAATGACTGTATATTCCAACATCTCTTCCTTGCTTATGGCATGacttttttctgtttgaaaTATCGTGCGTGCAACAACCATCCTCATcgattgtaaattgtaatttattaCCAATTAAGCTGCATAATCTTGACCTAGTTGGAAGCTCAGGGCAAGAATTTATCAAAAGTGGCCTTAAACTTCACTGAGGCCTTTTGAGATGCACACAACTTGTGTGAAATAATGTACTATTCTGcataatttaaagaaaaaggttaTAGAAGAGGTTAGCTAGCCATATAACGTGATAGTTGATATGTACTTATTACATCAATTATGGATACATACATGCAAAGTCCGTTCGACAAAAATCGAAGGCATGTTTTCAGGAACATGTGGgacatatatagatatatccCTTTACTGAAAATGAAATGCAGGCATCATCTCCCAGAGTGAACATTGAAGATTCTTTTCTTGGATAAGAAACAAGATAAACGAATGAGAGACTGCGCACCATGAAATAAAGAATAAGTAGTTGTTGGTTGTTGAGCCCATTACATGCCGGCTCCTACATTTCAAAGTGGGCTCACGGGTTGGCTAGCCCATGTGACCCTGACTCCAAGACCGAGTGCGAGAGCTATTTCAAAATGGGCCTTTCTTCCCCTAAGCCTAAAAGTTCATTGTTTAAGTTGATCGATCCCTTCTTTAAGCTTACGTTTGCcctcaaaatataatttgtttttgacaggaCACATGCAGCTTTGCagtcaaaatttaatttaattagttttcttCCACTATCCTTCCCCACTTTCAATGGTGCATGCATTAAAGAATCTCAAGGAATATTTTGTGGGTCCACTACTCCAGGATCAGGTGGAATCTCTAGGAATGTTATTATGTTAGTGCAGGatattttaaacaaattaataaaaacaaattatacaTTATTGATAGAGGAATACTCGTCACAACgcacataattaaaaatacaacTGCTGCATGCATGCTCTTCAGGGAATCTACAGAAGAAACTGGGAGAAAAAGGcaaaacataatatatatttttttcgaGTCTTAGCAGTTACAATATTTGGTGGTTAGCGATAAACTCAGTTCTGTGAGTGAGAATTAGTCGAGATGCGCATAAGCTGGCTCGAATACCTCATGATATTTAccttgaaaaaaaacaaacaaaaagaagtggCGACGGAGAGAAAATGTTGGTGCTTCAACATATATAGTACCCATACAATTGTTGTGTAGGAGAATGAAACTGGATTTGTTTCATTCACAAATATTGTAGAATTGGAATTTTTCCTAATCAACCtcattattaaattatttgaaaattgttttgaaaGACCCTTATCACGGTCATTTGGCATTTTATGATGGAAACATAGGTTATTTCAGAAATAGTAAGAGTGTAATCCATTGAAAGATGACATTGATTTGCAGTAATCGAACCCTAATGACAACtgtgtagtttagactatcatttatactaaaaataataatataacaaTTAAATGATGTGTAATTAAAAATCCCTTGTTAACACCCATATAGTTAGCAATATTTCGTGTACactaaaattaacaaaaatagttCTGTGGCGATATATAGTCAACAAAATTCAATAGAAAAAAGTTCTTaaaggaacaaaaaaagaaaaagaaatggattTTGAAGCTTCCATATTGGTTCAAATTTGTAGCTCTCTCTTTCTTGGTTAAAACAAGACCTTGCTTGTGATGATAAACTAGTTAACTTGATTTTGGCTAATATGACAGATAGATCATGAGAACTTTGGTTTTACGTGATGACTATTTTATTTCCAAACTCAGGGAGAAGAAGCCGCTCACGTAACTTCAACCTGTCCATTATTTTGACAATAACAtctctattattattataaattcataaaatatatgattCTGTTTTCAAGGCAAACATGTGAATCATTGTGTCGTTGTGTCGATGTGATATTGATCGGAGATAGTAAAACAGTGTTATTCTTGTtaaatgtaatatatatatatatatatatatatataactttgcGTGGCCTCTTAGCATAAATGAGCATATATTAAGATACAGATTAATCACGAATATTCATTATATTGCGTTCCTATCAAATAGAACTTTGAGAAAATATGCACCTCTAAATCATACTAGAGAAATTACATAGTTGTTACGACATCGCACTAAAATCATGCTAGGGTATAATGTGATGTGTGACAATGCAGCCACCCAACTCACTCCTGTTTCCTTTTTGTTAAgtaaaattcaatatcaatcaCTTCCACTTAATTCGTTTTCAACATGAAATTTGTTTATTCATCTGTATTCGTTTTGAAAGCGACGCAATGTCTCTTTCAATCCTCataaaataattagggttctctcattctcttttattataaaaacaaagaaagtaaTGGTAATAACTCTCTTGTTAACTATTAACATGTGTAGTCATCTTTCGTATTTATAAGGTTTGTCTCTCATAAAGATTTTAACGAGGCTACTATTTCATATCGTTTTATGTACGCTACTTTGATTCTATAAATGaattctatttctttaaattttttttataaaaataaaaataaaaaaaactttatgagtgtgtaaatttataaatgttggtacaaaaaattattggtGTGATCATGTGAGTCTAAAACAgtttaaatgaaaattcatGAAAGAATCCTAATTGGATTGCAAAACTGTAACGCATCATAAAATCTTAATTTTTGACAGCGCCCGCCCAGTGAGACCCTGATCCGAATATTTATTACTTTACAATTTACTCGCATCTGCATCTTGCATGGCTGC belongs to Prunus persica cultivar Lovell chromosome G4, Prunus_persica_NCBIv2, whole genome shotgun sequence and includes:
- the LOC18779484 gene encoding polygalacturonase QRT3 gives rise to the protein MEATMPRKALTWSMLMGFASFIIIHAYAENSGGGHRFSGGGRFRDDMRKMQEFKASLIRHDSISAAPPPSVSPSPSPSYVDPPPGRNSARVYHVTSYGADPTGERDSTDALAEAIADAFRGPTEGFLIDGIANLGGAQISLEGGYYRISRPLRLPAAGVGNLMIHGGTLRASDDFPTNGYLIDLSASSSPNENEKTYESSISAQLSSSSSYNYEYITLRDLMLDSNYRGGGISVINSLRTSIDNCYITHFTTNGILVQSGHETYIRNSFLGQHITAGGDHGERNFSGTAINLMGNDNAVTDVVIFSASVGIMISGPANILSGVHCYNKATGFGGTGIYLRLPGLTQTRIVNSYLDYTGIVAEDPVQLDISNTFFLGDAYIVLKSIKGVANGVNIVNNMFSGSNKGVGIVQLDQSKGPFKDIGQIVVDRNNARGMNIKSTVGRRSVQGNGTSWTIDFNPVLLFPNFIKHVQYTLSTGGNAFPNHALRNVSNNRVVIESNVAVPASVFVTVDQGVAN